The Neobacillus sp. OS1-2 genome includes a window with the following:
- a CDS encoding fumarylacetoacetate hydrolase family protein produces the protein MGINVVRFERENKEQWGVVSDEQILVLTNSYRSLAEFLEKGKEEAASIHAKENVETIPINEVTILSPVTKPARIICQGVNYSAHRSETGMEASRPPFNMIFSKADSSLTGAYTEIVRPSQVKLLDYELELGVVIGAEISEQVMVTNENLYQYIAGLVIVNDVSARDVQLPQGQWLKGKSYRTFCPTGPYFYLLDKEELPLIHDLELDLWVNDELRQSANSSQLLFKPAETLSELSKVMDLSPGDLLVTGTAGGVALNLTPAVNALIANLSISYQQKLELLVENQLKSGKYLKDGEPFAAKLKVQMV, from the coding sequence ATGGGAATCAATGTGGTTAGATTTGAAAGGGAAAACAAAGAGCAGTGGGGCGTTGTATCTGATGAACAAATACTAGTTCTTACAAATTCATATAGGAGTTTAGCAGAGTTTTTAGAAAAGGGGAAAGAAGAAGCTGCATCGATTCATGCTAAGGAAAATGTTGAAACCATTCCGATCAATGAAGTCACTATTTTAAGTCCAGTTACAAAGCCCGCTAGAATTATTTGTCAAGGTGTAAATTATTCAGCACATCGTTCTGAAACAGGGATGGAAGCATCGAGACCGCCTTTTAACATGATCTTTAGTAAGGCTGATAGTTCTCTAACTGGAGCTTACACTGAAATCGTAAGACCTTCTCAAGTAAAATTGCTGGATTATGAATTAGAGCTTGGAGTTGTGATTGGAGCGGAAATTTCTGAACAAGTTATGGTAACAAATGAAAATCTATATCAATATATTGCTGGTTTGGTGATTGTAAATGACGTTTCTGCACGAGATGTTCAGCTTCCTCAAGGCCAATGGTTAAAGGGAAAAAGCTATCGTACTTTTTGCCCAACAGGTCCGTATTTTTATCTGCTAGATAAGGAAGAACTGCCATTGATCCATGACCTGGAGCTTGATTTATGGGTGAATGATGAACTTAGGCAATCTGCCAACTCCAGCCAGCTTCTTTTTAAACCAGCTGAGACATTATCGGAGCTTTCAAAAGTAATGGATCTGTCACCAGGGGATCTGCTTGTGACCGGAACCGCCGGTGGGGTCGCGTTAAATCTAACTCCAGCAGTAAATGCACTTATTGCAAACCTGTCTATTTCATATCAACAGAAACTAGAATTATTGGTGGAGAATCAATTAAAAAGTGGAAAATACCTAAAGGATGGCGAACCATTCGCTGCAAAATTAAAAGTGCAAATGGTGTAA